The region GGCTTATTTTTTATTGTAAAAAAGTATGTGATTTCTAAAAAATAGTTGTAATTTGTATCGTTTGTATTATAATATATAATACAAACGATACAAGTAAAATCTGGAAGATAGTTTTTTATTCCAGTTGAATACCAGGAGGTGATTTCATGTTACTTGCTCTTGATTTTTCAAGTGATGTACCAATTTATCTACAGATACGAAATCAAATTGTGCTGGGAATTTCTCAGGGTAAATTATTGCCTGGAGAAAAGCTTCCCACAATTCGTTGCTTAGCCAACGAAATCGGCGTGAATACGATGACAGTAAATAAGGCATACCAAGTTCTAAAACAAGAGGGCTATATTACAGCAGATCGTCGTAGCGGCGCTATGGTTAAGGTAAGAGAGAGCGATACGTTAGGGTGGAAAGAGAAACAGATTGAAGATTTACGGTTGGTAATTTCTGAAATTAAGTTATGTGGGATAGAAAAGGAAGAATTACTTAAAAAATGTGACTTATTCTATGAGGAGGTATCTCGTCATGATCGTTAATATTATCATGTTGATTTCAATGTTGCCAATACTACCAATTATTTATTATCTTATGATAAATGAGGCAGAACCTAAGAAGAATATTGTATTAGGGGTAACACTTCCTGCAGAGCAACTAGATAACTCTACAGTTTTACAAATTATTGCAAGATACAAAAAGGAATTAAGGATATGGACAGTGTGTTTGCTTCCTGTTTTAATTCTACCTTTTTTCATAAAGAGTTTCGCAATAGGATTTTCTATTCAGATGCTTTGGGTACTTATAGTTGCTATGTTAAGCTTCTATCCATTTGCGAAGTATAATATGCAATTATCTAAATTAAAAAAAGACCGCGAGTGGGGCGTGACTTATACGAATACGGTTGTTGTTGACATGAAAGCAGCCAGAGAAATTCAAGTAAGGGGGCTAACTATTTGGTATCTTTAATACTACCATGACGAGAATACGTCGCAAAGCATGGAATGATTGCTTTTTGAGTTTAGCGGTATGCAACACTGTTTATGTAGTTATCACTTACTTTTACTTAAATAACAAAATGATATCTACGATGAGTTTTATGCTATCCACTATGATTTATTCCGTTGTTATAGTATTTATCAGTATATATAGTGAATTAAAAGTACGAAAGTTACAAAGAAAGTACAGTATGGATCAGCCCATGGATGTCGTGGTGGATGATGATAGTAACTGGATTTTTGGTATGCTTTATTATAATCCAAGAGATAAACATACGCTTATAGCAAAACGAGTTGGTATGGGTACGACATGTAATCTTGCTACAAAAGCAGGTAAAGTTTTAGCAGGTTTCGTTATCATTGCCTTGTTATCAATTCCTTTATCTTGTGTATGGATATTCTTCGAAGAATTTACACCCATATCATTACAGGTGGAAAATCATGAATTAATAGCCACTCATCTAAAAGAAGAGTATAAGATACCTCTGGATGAGATCATTGAGATAGAGTATTTGACATCCTTGCCTAGGACATCAAAAAACGTTGGTACTGGTTTGGATAATCTTTATAAGGGTGATTTTTCAGTCAAAGGTTATGGAAGCTGTGAGGTTTTCTTAAATCCGGAGACGGAGGCATTTCTTGTTCTTCATACGAAAGAAGAGACTTACATCTTCAGTGATGAGACTACGGAGAAAACCATAGAGGTATATAAGAAATTAAAGGAAGTAGTTCAGTAATATTCACATCGGCGTGATGAATCCACAGGAGCTTATGAATTAAGCCTCTGTGGATTTTTTTATTGTGTAATTAGCTTACTGTTTTTTATTGTGCATTAGCTTAACGCTTTATTTATTGTGTATATAGGTTGTCATTTATTATTTTCTATTACATACTGGTTCAAATTTTTTATGTGTCAGACATATTAATTTATGAAAACATTACTTTTTTCACATCTGTTGTTCTCTCTTTTGGCACTATCAGAGGGAAGTGCTAAATGATACAATTATTTTGTAAAGTTCTTAAGGAGTCAGGAATAAAGTAGTTAGGTTGGAAAACAGGTTTCAACCGGTTGTGAAGCGAACGACACTCCATCATTTTTAAGGGGCGCTAAAGTGCCAGAAGTGAGGTTAGAATGGATGAAATTATTGTAAAACTTGAGGGATTAGCAAAACGCTTTGATACAAAAGTTGCTGTGGATTTTGTAAACCTGGAAATAAAAAAAGGTGAAATCTTTGGCCTTCTTGGACCAAACGGTGCAGGGAAAAGTACCACTATGAATATGATTTGTACTTTGGTGAAACCTACCTCCGGACAGATTGAACTGTTTGGTAGTGATATAAAAAAAGAGGAGAGGAAGAGCTTATCAAGAATAGGGTATGTTCCGCAAGATTTGGCGATTCATGAGGCCCTAAGGGCTTGGGAGAATGTAGAATTATTTGCCTCTTTATACGGCATAAAGGGAGAAGAATTAAAAAAAGCAGTGGACAATTCGCTTGACTTCGTTGGTTTATCAGAGCATAGAAAGGGGCTTCCAAAAAACTTTTCTAGTGGTATGAAGAGAAGGTTAAACATTGCCTGCGCATTGGGGCATCATCCAGAACTGCTTATATTAGATGAACCTACCGTAGGAATTGACCCACAGTCTCGCAACTTTATACTAGAAAAGATAAAATATCTAAATAAAATGGGTGTTACAGTGCTCTATACAAGTCATTATATGGAGGAGATTGAAGCAATTTGTACACGACTTGCTATTATGGATAATGGAAAAGTGATTGCCTGCGGTACAAAAGAGGAGTTGGTTCAGTTGGTTT is a window of Lachnoclostridium phytofermentans ISDg DNA encoding:
- a CDS encoding GntR family transcriptional regulator, translating into MLLALDFSSDVPIYLQIRNQIVLGISQGKLLPGEKLPTIRCLANEIGVNTMTVNKAYQVLKQEGYITADRRSGAMVKVRESDTLGWKEKQIEDLRLVISEIKLCGIEKEELLKKCDLFYEEVSRHDR
- a CDS encoding ABC transporter ATP-binding protein, with product MDEIIVKLEGLAKRFDTKVAVDFVNLEIKKGEIFGLLGPNGAGKSTTMNMICTLVKPTSGQIELFGSDIKKEERKSLSRIGYVPQDLAIHEALRAWENVELFASLYGIKGEELKKAVDNSLDFVGLSEHRKGLPKNFSSGMKRRLNIACALGHHPELLILDEPTVGIDPQSRNFILEKIKYLNKMGVTVLYTSHYMEEIEAICTRLAIMDNGKVIACGTKEELVQLVSDDPMSEISLEQIFLTLTGKKLRDYAEGEM
- a CDS encoding PH domain-containing protein, yielding MSFMLSTMIYSVVIVFISIYSELKVRKLQRKYSMDQPMDVVVDDDSNWIFGMLYYNPRDKHTLIAKRVGMGTTCNLATKAGKVLAGFVIIALLSIPLSCVWIFFEEFTPISLQVENHELIATHLKEEYKIPLDEIIEIEYLTSLPRTSKNVGTGLDNLYKGDFSVKGYGSCEVFLNPETEAFLVLHTKEETYIFSDETTEKTIEVYKKLKEVVQ